A window from Malania oleifera isolate guangnan ecotype guangnan chromosome 7, ASM2987363v1, whole genome shotgun sequence encodes these proteins:
- the LOC131160818 gene encoding uncharacterized protein LOC131160818 — MCNGEFFSKEPNEILSFFNYLAESAQQWNTSHERAPMVAQPLSVISGGGRYEVKEETSLQARVAALFKKLEVMALEKVKVEDCFIYDTSDHRIQDCHLLLVWQESRSDRAPVILGRPFLASSNVLINCLRVLKLTFENMTLEMNMFNNMTIGCDDLEVDAVDVEDDLDMLELLSAFGCDGAFENKAPEQPKVFDEKVPLIRELLESEGKSIEIDAIPACDA, encoded by the exons atgtgcaacggggagttcttcagcaaggaaccaaaTGAGATTTTATCATTCTTCAattatttagctgagagtgcccaacaatggaacacaagCCACGAACGGGCACCAATGGTAGCACAACCTCTTAGTGTGATTAGTGGTGGAGgcagatacgaggtcaaagaggaaactagtctACAGGCTCGTGTTGCTGCATTATTTAAGAAATTAGAGGTTATGGCAttagaaaaagtgaaagttgaAGATTGCTTTATTTATGATACCTCCGACCACAGAATTCAAGATTGTCATTTACTACTAGTTTGGCAGGAGAGTAGATCTGATCGG GCCCCTGTTATtcttgggcgaccattccttgctagtTCTAATGTTTTGATTAATTGTCTAagagtacttaagctcacgttCGAAAATATGACACTGGAGATGAACATGTTTAATAATATGACGATTGGGTGTGATGATTTAGAGGTAGACGCAGTGGATGTGGAAGATGACCTGGATATGTTAGAACTGTTGTCAGCATTTGGTTGtgatggtgcatttgagaatAAAGCTCCTGAGCAACCtaaggtatttgatgaaaaagttcccttgatTAGAGAGTTACTTGAATCAGAAGGGAAGTCCATAGAGATAGATGCAATTCCAGCCTGTGATGCGTGA